In Actinomadura luzonensis, the genomic window TTCGACGCGAGCACCAAGGATCGTCCGGTGGCGGCGCGTGACAAGCTCACCAGTGAGCTGATGTGGGCGGTGCCGGTGCTGGACGCCGATCCCGACCTCAAGGCGGCGGTGAAGTCGCTGACCGTCAAGGTCCTCTCTCCGGTTGAGCCGGAGATCCCGGAGCCTCCGGCAGAGCTGGCCGGGCTGCCGGTGGTACTCGTTCCGGTCATCTTCGAGGGACTGACCGTGACCCCCTACGTGGGCGGTAACGGCCGCCTGGCGTACTCGTTCAAGGCGACGGGGATTCGATCGGCGACGCTTACTGTCGCCAGAGCCAGGGGCGGGGCTAAGGCCGCCCAGTGACGCCCCGGGAGGGCTCGCCGGTGCGGCGGGTCAGGGGGATGCCGGTAGTGGCCGAGCTGCTGCCGATGGATGCTGCGACGGCATGTTCCGTCGCCCTGTGTGAGGAGTTCCGGCCGTCGTCGCTGACGGCGTGCGCGAAACCGATGCGGCGGGGCTGCGTCGCTGTCGCGGGGCTCTTCTCGACGTAGCGCACTGTCGATGCCGCTGGAGCTGATTCGGCTTCGGTGGTCTCTCAGTCGTCG contains:
- a CDS encoding plasmid replication, integration and excision activator, which codes for MTHEIVFPHGCCVMGAVVPVLDFDASTKDRPVAARDKLTSELMWAVPVLDADPDLKAAVKSLTVKVLSPVEPEIPEPPAELAGLPVVLVPVIFEGLTVTPYVGGNGRLAYSFKATGIRSATLTVARARGGAKAAQ